One Indicator indicator isolate 239-I01 chromosome Z, UM_Iind_1.1, whole genome shotgun sequence genomic window carries:
- the S1PR3 gene encoding sphingosine 1-phosphate receptor 3, which yields MTTAVTMSPDALVNPQGNEEVDSLIVLHYNYTGKLMRREKATDNIDLPTIAFLILCSFIVLENLMVLIAIWKNNKFHNRMYFFIGNLALCDLLAGVVYKVNILMSGKKTLSLSSTIWFIREGSMFVALGASTFSLLAIAIERHLTMIKMRPYDANKKYRVFLLIGTCWLISVSLGALPILGWNCINNLPDCSTILPLYSKKYVVFCISIFIAILVAIVILYARIYILVKSSSRNVTNHNNSERSMALLRTVVIVVSVFIACWSPLFILFLIDVACRVKECSILYKANWFIALAVINSAMNPIIYTLASKEMRRAFFRLVCGCLAKSKVARSLPIQPTPDHSHKSSSSNTQKPKEDSPPKNVPSCIAEKNESSFHNGNFCK from the coding sequence ATGACGACTGCAGTTACCATGTCACCTGATGCTCTTGTCAACCCTCAAGGGAATGAAGAGGTGGACTCTCTGATTGTACTGCATTACAATTATACAGGAAAACTTATGCGAAGGGAAAAGGCAACCGATAATATAGACCTTCCCACTATTGCATTTCTGATCCTGTGTAGCTTCATAGTATTGGAAAACTTGATGGTGTTGATTGCCATATGGAAAAACAATAAATTTCACAACCGCATGTACTTTTTTATTGGCAATCTAGCTCTCTGTGATCTTttagctggggttgtttacaAAGTGAACATTCTTATGTCTGGGAAGAAAACTCTGAGCTTGTCCTCCACAATCTGGTTCATTAGGGAAGGCAGCATGTTTgttgctctgggagcctccacTTTCAGCTTACTGGCAATAGCTATAGAGCGACATTTGACCATGATTAAAATGAGGCCCTACGatgcaaataaaaaatacagGGTGTTCCTTCTCATTGGTACATGCTGGCTTATTTCAGTTTCATTGGGTGCCTTACCCATCCTTGGGTGGAACTGTATAAACAACTTACCAGACTGCTCAACCATTTTGCCTCTGTACTCCAAGAAGTATGTTGTGTTCTGCATTAGTATCTTCATAGCTATTTTGGTTGCGATTGTCATCCTTTATGCCCGTATCTACATCTTGGTGAAATCCAGCAGTCGTAATGTCACTAACCACAATAACTCAGAGCGCTCCATGGCACTCCTTAGGACTGTCGTGATTGTTGTTAGTGTCTTCATCGCCTGTTGGTCTCCGTTGTTCATTCTGTTCCTCATTGATGTGGCTTGCAGAGTCAAGGAGTGTTCTATCTTGTACAAAGCCAACTGGTTTATTGCTCTGGCAGTCATCAATTCTGCAATGAATCCCATCATCTACACTCTGGCCAGTAAGGAGATGCGTCGGGCTTTCTTTCGCCTGGTTTGTGGCTGCCTAGCAAAATCAAAGGTGGCCAGATCTTTGCCTATTCAGCCCACACCAGATCACAGTCAtaaatccagcagcagcaatacTCAGAAGCCAAAGGAAGATTCCCCACCAAAGAATGTTCCCTCTTGTATTGCTGAGAAAAATGAATCTTCATTTCACAATGGAAACTTCTGTAAGTGA